Proteins from one Chelonia mydas isolate rCheMyd1 chromosome 14, rCheMyd1.pri.v2, whole genome shotgun sequence genomic window:
- the LOC122461316 gene encoding acetylcholinesterase-like isoform X1, whose translation MLGPLPALPCLLLLLSLLGPGSASNDGTVVLTSSGPVRGKHLLAGSSPVTAFLGIPYAKPPVGPLRFKKPVPHKPWRHVLEAASYGNSCPQQMFSGYPGSAMWLPTTPLSEDCLFLNLWVPKPQSPALVPVLVWIHSGGFFIGTASLDIYDGRFLAATESVIVASMNYRLGALGFLSLPPAAPGNAGLWDQRLALRWLQKNAAAFGGDPARMMLFGQSTGGASVAFHLLSPGSRHLFARAALQSGVANAPWASLSQKEARERARALGRLMGCGKGSDSAVVDCLKRKDSEEFVQHDFTITRNKRLVDFPFLPTVDGDFLPDDPRRLLEAGHIHTKPILTGITANEGSMFLMFGAPGFSLGNDSLIGWEELVEGLRFMVPGLPNLSVQAAALRYSQEGKGRGPAQHRWAMNQAASDYLFLCPMTELARQLAKAGTPAYIYFFAHRSSGSLWPHWMGAVHTTELLYLFGTLASEGGANHTHTEAEAALSRRVMRYWAEFARSGSPTGTDRSKGHWPLYSTTEQNFFHISKNESRVKGPLPTRHCSFWACLERISRPKGQQISEALGANGDQNKESPTWGEISLSR comes from the exons ATGCTGGGACCCCTACCTGCACTGCcctgtctgctgctgctcctctccctgcTAGGCCCTGGTTCTGCCTCCAATGATGGCACTGTGGTGCTCACCAGCAGTGGTCCTGTCCGGGGCAAACACCTCTTAGCTGGCTCCAGCCCAGTCACCGCCTTCCTGGGCATCCCCTACGCCAAGCCCCCCGTGGGGCCCTTGCGCTTCAAGAAGCCAGTTCCCCACAAGCCTTGGAGACATGTCCTGGAGGCCGCCAGCTATGGCAACTCCTGCCCCCAGCAAATGTTTTCTGGTTACCCTGGCAGTGCCATGTGGCTGCCTACCACACCGCTCTCAGAGGACTGCCTCTTCCTCAACCTGTGGGTGCCTAagccccagtcccctgcactagtCCCCGTCCTCGTCTGGATCCACAGCGGGGGATTCTTCATCGGCACAGCCTCCCTTGACATCTATGATGGGCGCTTCTTAGCTGCCACTGAGAGCGTGATTGTGGCCTCCATGAACTAccggctgggggcgctgggcttCCTCTCGCTACCACCAGCCGCCCCAGGAAACGCCGGCCTGTGGGACCAGCGCCTGGCACTGCGCTGGCTGCAGAAGAATGCAGCTGCTTTCGGTGGGGACCCAGCACGGATGATGCTATTTGGCCAGAGCACCGGGGGAGCCTCGGTCGCCTTCCACCTCCTCTCACCGGGGAGCCGGCACCTCTTTGCCCGGGCTGCGCTGCAGAGTGGGGTCGCCAATGCACCTTGGGCTTCGCTGAGCCAAAAGGAGGCCAGGGAGAGAGCCCGGGCACTCGGCCGACTGATGGGCTGTGGCAAGGGCAGTGACAGTGCTGTGGTAGACTGTCTGAAGAGGAAAGATTCGGAGGAGTTTGTCCAACACGATTTCACTATCACAAGGAACAAGAGGCTGGTTGATTTCCCCTTCTTGCCCACGGTGGATGGGGATTTCCTCCCTGATGATCCACGGCGGCTGCTGGAGGCTGGGCACATCCACACCAAACCTATCCTGACTGGCATCACAGCCAATGAAGGCTCCATGTTCCTGATGTTCGGCGCTCCCGGATTCAGCCTGGGGAATGACAGCCTGATCGGCTGGGAGGAGTTGGTGGAGGGGTTAAGGTTCATGGTGCCAGGATTGCCAAATCTCTCTGTCCAGGCGGCAGCGCTGAGGTAcagccaggaggggaaggggcgCGGCCCAGCTCAGCACCGCTGGGCCATGAACCAAGCTGCCAGCGACTACCTCTTCTTGTGCCCCATGACTGAGCTGGCCAGGCAGCTGGCGAAGGCTGGGACCCCTGCGTACATCTACTTCTTTGCACACCGCTCTTCTGGCTCGCTCTGGCCCCACTGGATGGGGGCAGTGCACACCACCGAGCTACTCTATCTCTTCGGGACCCTGGCATCCGAGGGGGGAGccaaccacacacacacggagGCCGAGGCAGCGCTCAGCCGTAGGGTGATGCGGTACTGGGCGGAGTTTGCCAGGAGTGG GAGTCCCACAGGGACAGACAGGAGCAAGGGACACTGGCCCCTCTACAGTACCACGGAGCAGAACTTCTTCCACATCAGCAAGAATGAGTCTCGGGTCAAAGGGCCATTGCCCACGCGGCACTGCAGCTTCTGGGCATGTCTTGAGAGGATCTCCAGACCCAAGG GCCAACAGATCTCAGAGGCCTTGGGGGCGAATGGAGATCAGAACAAAGAAAGTCCCACGTGGGGGGAAATCTCACTGTCCAGGTGA
- the LOC122461316 gene encoding acetylcholinesterase-like isoform X3, which produces MLGPLPALPCLLLLLSLLGPGSASNDGTVVLTSSGPVRGKHLLAGSSPVTAFLGIPYAKPPVGPLRFKKPVPHKPWRHVLEAASYGNSCPQQMFSGYPGSAMWLPTTPLSEDCLFLNLWVPKPQSPALVPVLVWIHSGGFFIGTASLDIYDGRFLAATESVIVASMNYRLGALGFLSLPPAAPGNAGLWDQRLALRWLQKNAAAFGGDPARMMLFGQSTGGASVAFHLLSPGSRHLFARAALQSGVANAPWASLSQKEARERARALGRLMGCGKGSDSAVVDCLKRKDSEEFVQHDFTITRNKRLVDFPFLPTVDGDFLPDDPRRLLEAGHIHTKPILTGITANEGSMFLMFGAPGFSLGNDSLIGWEELVEGLRFMVPGLPNLSVQAAALRYSQEGKGRGPAQHRWAMNQAASDYLFLCPMTELARQLAKAGTPAYIYFFAHRSSGSLWPHWMGAVHTTELLYLFGTLASEGGANHTHTEAEAALSRRVMRYWAEFARSGSPTGTDRSKGHWPLYSTTEQNFFHISKNESRVKGPLPTRHCSFWACLERISRPKEL; this is translated from the exons ATGCTGGGACCCCTACCTGCACTGCcctgtctgctgctgctcctctccctgcTAGGCCCTGGTTCTGCCTCCAATGATGGCACTGTGGTGCTCACCAGCAGTGGTCCTGTCCGGGGCAAACACCTCTTAGCTGGCTCCAGCCCAGTCACCGCCTTCCTGGGCATCCCCTACGCCAAGCCCCCCGTGGGGCCCTTGCGCTTCAAGAAGCCAGTTCCCCACAAGCCTTGGAGACATGTCCTGGAGGCCGCCAGCTATGGCAACTCCTGCCCCCAGCAAATGTTTTCTGGTTACCCTGGCAGTGCCATGTGGCTGCCTACCACACCGCTCTCAGAGGACTGCCTCTTCCTCAACCTGTGGGTGCCTAagccccagtcccctgcactagtCCCCGTCCTCGTCTGGATCCACAGCGGGGGATTCTTCATCGGCACAGCCTCCCTTGACATCTATGATGGGCGCTTCTTAGCTGCCACTGAGAGCGTGATTGTGGCCTCCATGAACTAccggctgggggcgctgggcttCCTCTCGCTACCACCAGCCGCCCCAGGAAACGCCGGCCTGTGGGACCAGCGCCTGGCACTGCGCTGGCTGCAGAAGAATGCAGCTGCTTTCGGTGGGGACCCAGCACGGATGATGCTATTTGGCCAGAGCACCGGGGGAGCCTCGGTCGCCTTCCACCTCCTCTCACCGGGGAGCCGGCACCTCTTTGCCCGGGCTGCGCTGCAGAGTGGGGTCGCCAATGCACCTTGGGCTTCGCTGAGCCAAAAGGAGGCCAGGGAGAGAGCCCGGGCACTCGGCCGACTGATGGGCTGTGGCAAGGGCAGTGACAGTGCTGTGGTAGACTGTCTGAAGAGGAAAGATTCGGAGGAGTTTGTCCAACACGATTTCACTATCACAAGGAACAAGAGGCTGGTTGATTTCCCCTTCTTGCCCACGGTGGATGGGGATTTCCTCCCTGATGATCCACGGCGGCTGCTGGAGGCTGGGCACATCCACACCAAACCTATCCTGACTGGCATCACAGCCAATGAAGGCTCCATGTTCCTGATGTTCGGCGCTCCCGGATTCAGCCTGGGGAATGACAGCCTGATCGGCTGGGAGGAGTTGGTGGAGGGGTTAAGGTTCATGGTGCCAGGATTGCCAAATCTCTCTGTCCAGGCGGCAGCGCTGAGGTAcagccaggaggggaaggggcgCGGCCCAGCTCAGCACCGCTGGGCCATGAACCAAGCTGCCAGCGACTACCTCTTCTTGTGCCCCATGACTGAGCTGGCCAGGCAGCTGGCGAAGGCTGGGACCCCTGCGTACATCTACTTCTTTGCACACCGCTCTTCTGGCTCGCTCTGGCCCCACTGGATGGGGGCAGTGCACACCACCGAGCTACTCTATCTCTTCGGGACCCTGGCATCCGAGGGGGGAGccaaccacacacacacggagGCCGAGGCAGCGCTCAGCCGTAGGGTGATGCGGTACTGGGCGGAGTTTGCCAGGAGTGG GAGTCCCACAGGGACAGACAGGAGCAAGGGACACTGGCCCCTCTACAGTACCACGGAGCAGAACTTCTTCCACATCAGCAAGAATGAGTCTCGGGTCAAAGGGCCATTGCCCACGCGGCACTGCAGCTTCTGGGCATGTCTTGAGAGGATCTCCAGACCCAAGG AGCTGTGA
- the LOC122461316 gene encoding acetylcholinesterase-like isoform X2, producing MLGPLPALPCLLLLLSLLGPGSASNDGTVVLTSSGPVRGKHLLAGSSPVTAFLGIPYAKPPVGPLRFKKPVPHKPWRHVLEAASYGNSCPQQMFSGYPGSAMWLPTTPLSEDCLFLNLWVPKPQSPALVPVLVWIHSGGFFIGTASLDIYDGRFLAATESVIVASMNYRLGALGFLSLPPAAPGNAGLWDQRLALRWLQKNAAAFGGDPARMMLFGQSTGGASVAFHLLSPGSRHLFARAALQSGVANAPWASLSQKEARERARALGRLMGCGKGSDSAVVDCLKRKDSEEFVQHDFTITRNKRLVDFPFLPTVDGDFLPDDPRRLLEAGHIHTKPILTGITANEGSMFLMFGAPGFSLGNDSLIGWEELVEGLRFMVPGLPNLSVQAAALRYSQEGKGRGPAQHRWAMNQAASDYLFLCPMTELARQLAKAGTPAYIYFFAHRSSGSLWPHWMGAVHTTELLYLFGTLASEGGANHTHTEAEAALSRRVMRYWAEFARSGSPTGTDRSKGHWPLYSTTEQNFFHISKNESRVKGPLPTRHCSFWACLERISRPKVDGC from the exons ATGCTGGGACCCCTACCTGCACTGCcctgtctgctgctgctcctctccctgcTAGGCCCTGGTTCTGCCTCCAATGATGGCACTGTGGTGCTCACCAGCAGTGGTCCTGTCCGGGGCAAACACCTCTTAGCTGGCTCCAGCCCAGTCACCGCCTTCCTGGGCATCCCCTACGCCAAGCCCCCCGTGGGGCCCTTGCGCTTCAAGAAGCCAGTTCCCCACAAGCCTTGGAGACATGTCCTGGAGGCCGCCAGCTATGGCAACTCCTGCCCCCAGCAAATGTTTTCTGGTTACCCTGGCAGTGCCATGTGGCTGCCTACCACACCGCTCTCAGAGGACTGCCTCTTCCTCAACCTGTGGGTGCCTAagccccagtcccctgcactagtCCCCGTCCTCGTCTGGATCCACAGCGGGGGATTCTTCATCGGCACAGCCTCCCTTGACATCTATGATGGGCGCTTCTTAGCTGCCACTGAGAGCGTGATTGTGGCCTCCATGAACTAccggctgggggcgctgggcttCCTCTCGCTACCACCAGCCGCCCCAGGAAACGCCGGCCTGTGGGACCAGCGCCTGGCACTGCGCTGGCTGCAGAAGAATGCAGCTGCTTTCGGTGGGGACCCAGCACGGATGATGCTATTTGGCCAGAGCACCGGGGGAGCCTCGGTCGCCTTCCACCTCCTCTCACCGGGGAGCCGGCACCTCTTTGCCCGGGCTGCGCTGCAGAGTGGGGTCGCCAATGCACCTTGGGCTTCGCTGAGCCAAAAGGAGGCCAGGGAGAGAGCCCGGGCACTCGGCCGACTGATGGGCTGTGGCAAGGGCAGTGACAGTGCTGTGGTAGACTGTCTGAAGAGGAAAGATTCGGAGGAGTTTGTCCAACACGATTTCACTATCACAAGGAACAAGAGGCTGGTTGATTTCCCCTTCTTGCCCACGGTGGATGGGGATTTCCTCCCTGATGATCCACGGCGGCTGCTGGAGGCTGGGCACATCCACACCAAACCTATCCTGACTGGCATCACAGCCAATGAAGGCTCCATGTTCCTGATGTTCGGCGCTCCCGGATTCAGCCTGGGGAATGACAGCCTGATCGGCTGGGAGGAGTTGGTGGAGGGGTTAAGGTTCATGGTGCCAGGATTGCCAAATCTCTCTGTCCAGGCGGCAGCGCTGAGGTAcagccaggaggggaaggggcgCGGCCCAGCTCAGCACCGCTGGGCCATGAACCAAGCTGCCAGCGACTACCTCTTCTTGTGCCCCATGACTGAGCTGGCCAGGCAGCTGGCGAAGGCTGGGACCCCTGCGTACATCTACTTCTTTGCACACCGCTCTTCTGGCTCGCTCTGGCCCCACTGGATGGGGGCAGTGCACACCACCGAGCTACTCTATCTCTTCGGGACCCTGGCATCCGAGGGGGGAGccaaccacacacacacggagGCCGAGGCAGCGCTCAGCCGTAGGGTGATGCGGTACTGGGCGGAGTTTGCCAGGAGTGG GAGTCCCACAGGGACAGACAGGAGCAAGGGACACTGGCCCCTCTACAGTACCACGGAGCAGAACTTCTTCCACATCAGCAAGAATGAGTCTCGGGTCAAAGGGCCATTGCCCACGCGGCACTGCAGCTTCTGGGCATGTCTTGAGAGGATCTCCAGACCCAAGG
- the LOC122461316 gene encoding acetylcholinesterase-like isoform X4, producing MLGPLPALPCLLLLLSLLGPGSASNDGTVVLTSSGPVRGKHLLAGSSPVTAFLGIPYAKPPVGPLRFKKPVPHKPWRHVLEAASYGNSCPQQMFSGYPGSAMWLPTTPLSEDCLFLNLWVPKPQSPALVPVLVWIHSGGFFIGTASLDIYDGRFLAATESVIVASMNYRLGALGFLSLPPAAPGNAGLWDQRLALRWLQKNAAAFGGDPARMMLFGQSTGGASVAFHLLSPGSRHLFARAALQSGVANAPWASLSQKEARERARALGRLMGCGKGSDSAVVDCLKRKDSEEFVQHDFTITRNKRLVDFPFLPTVDGDFLPDDPRRLLEAGHIHTKPILTGITANEGSMFLMFGAPGFSLGNDSLIGWEELVEGLRFMVPGLPNLSVQAAALRYSQEGKGRGPAQHRWAMNQAASDYLFLCPMTELARQLAKAGTPAYIYFFAHRSSGSLWPHWMGAVHTTELLYLFGTLASEGGANHTHTEAEAALSRRVMRYWAEFARSGTVILRDESLAFVPLATLGTSGHLY from the exons ATGCTGGGACCCCTACCTGCACTGCcctgtctgctgctgctcctctccctgcTAGGCCCTGGTTCTGCCTCCAATGATGGCACTGTGGTGCTCACCAGCAGTGGTCCTGTCCGGGGCAAACACCTCTTAGCTGGCTCCAGCCCAGTCACCGCCTTCCTGGGCATCCCCTACGCCAAGCCCCCCGTGGGGCCCTTGCGCTTCAAGAAGCCAGTTCCCCACAAGCCTTGGAGACATGTCCTGGAGGCCGCCAGCTATGGCAACTCCTGCCCCCAGCAAATGTTTTCTGGTTACCCTGGCAGTGCCATGTGGCTGCCTACCACACCGCTCTCAGAGGACTGCCTCTTCCTCAACCTGTGGGTGCCTAagccccagtcccctgcactagtCCCCGTCCTCGTCTGGATCCACAGCGGGGGATTCTTCATCGGCACAGCCTCCCTTGACATCTATGATGGGCGCTTCTTAGCTGCCACTGAGAGCGTGATTGTGGCCTCCATGAACTAccggctgggggcgctgggcttCCTCTCGCTACCACCAGCCGCCCCAGGAAACGCCGGCCTGTGGGACCAGCGCCTGGCACTGCGCTGGCTGCAGAAGAATGCAGCTGCTTTCGGTGGGGACCCAGCACGGATGATGCTATTTGGCCAGAGCACCGGGGGAGCCTCGGTCGCCTTCCACCTCCTCTCACCGGGGAGCCGGCACCTCTTTGCCCGGGCTGCGCTGCAGAGTGGGGTCGCCAATGCACCTTGGGCTTCGCTGAGCCAAAAGGAGGCCAGGGAGAGAGCCCGGGCACTCGGCCGACTGATGGGCTGTGGCAAGGGCAGTGACAGTGCTGTGGTAGACTGTCTGAAGAGGAAAGATTCGGAGGAGTTTGTCCAACACGATTTCACTATCACAAGGAACAAGAGGCTGGTTGATTTCCCCTTCTTGCCCACGGTGGATGGGGATTTCCTCCCTGATGATCCACGGCGGCTGCTGGAGGCTGGGCACATCCACACCAAACCTATCCTGACTGGCATCACAGCCAATGAAGGCTCCATGTTCCTGATGTTCGGCGCTCCCGGATTCAGCCTGGGGAATGACAGCCTGATCGGCTGGGAGGAGTTGGTGGAGGGGTTAAGGTTCATGGTGCCAGGATTGCCAAATCTCTCTGTCCAGGCGGCAGCGCTGAGGTAcagccaggaggggaaggggcgCGGCCCAGCTCAGCACCGCTGGGCCATGAACCAAGCTGCCAGCGACTACCTCTTCTTGTGCCCCATGACTGAGCTGGCCAGGCAGCTGGCGAAGGCTGGGACCCCTGCGTACATCTACTTCTTTGCACACCGCTCTTCTGGCTCGCTCTGGCCCCACTGGATGGGGGCAGTGCACACCACCGAGCTACTCTATCTCTTCGGGACCCTGGCATCCGAGGGGGGAGccaaccacacacacacggagGCCGAGGCAGCGCTCAGCCGTAGGGTGATGCGGTACTGGGCGGAGTTTGCCAGGAGTGG CACCGTCATCCTCCGAGATGAGAGCCTGGCTTTTGTCCCATTAGCAACTCTGGGAACCAGTGGCCATCTTTACTAG